The following are encoded in a window of Perca fluviatilis chromosome 21, GENO_Pfluv_1.0, whole genome shotgun sequence genomic DNA:
- the LOC120551246 gene encoding monocarboxylate transporter 6-like, which yields MTQRNGIRGTSDRSLHSEASGDLEPAGAGMEKVHEANDGMEKVHEANDGESEEGAQGNECRDSAPVTGAVTAPDGGWGWVVLAATIIVLALTLAFPSCVGIFYTDLQNEFHASNSETSWVPSIMTSVLHAGGPFCSVLVEKLGCRATVMLGGVLSGLGMAASSFTQSITQLYITAGVITGLGFCFSFQPAVTILGHYFVRRRAFANAMSSTGTALGLCFLPFLGDYLHTELGWRGSFLVLGAVLLNCCVCGAVMRPLQPPKHRGQPLMNHGPPPPEEETVRTENGRMRRIWSSLGASLSKHMAFDQLCHNTRYCVYAIGITWMMLGFVVPLIYLVPYATANDMEQSRAALLLGILGMVNIVVRPPFGILFSMSWFKGRHIYVFSAALLVNGLSNSICCIGPSFPVLLAYVAVYGLSMSVVGSLMFTVLMEIVEMSRFPSALGLLAIMESVTLLIGPPLAGVLIDRTGQYFHVFFACSAVVASSAVFLMVSFCWLDKRDSELSKQGQPPARPEPAVDLAPGCQYISVPTEGDKDKASSNGAEYSV from the exons ATGACTCAGAGAAATGGAATCAGAGGGACGAGTGATCGCAGCCTCCACTCCGAGGCCTCTGGGGACCTGGAGCCGGCAGGGGCCGGTATGGAGAAAGTCCACGAGGCCAACGACGGTATGGAGAAAGTCCACGAGGCCAACGACGGTGAATCTGAGGAGGGGGCTCAGGGAAATGAATGCAGAGACTCCGCGCCTGTAACGGGAGCAGTCACAGCTCCAGATGGCGGTTGGGGCTGGGTGGTGCTGGCCGCCACCATCATAGTCCTGGCTTTGACCCTGGCGTTCCCCTCCTGTGTGGGAATCTTCTACACCGACCTGCAGAATGAGTTCCACGCCTCCAACAGCGAGACCTCCTGGGTGCCGTCCATCATGACGTCAGTGCTTCACGCAGGAG GTCCCTTTTGTAGCGTGCTGGTGGAGAAACTTGGTTGCCGAGCGACGGTCATGTTGGGCGGCGTCCTGAGTGGGCTGGGAATGGCTGCCAGTTCATTTACCCAGTCCATCACACAGCTCTACATCACAGCCGGTGTTATCACAG GACTTGGTTTCTGCTTCAGCTTCCAGCCAGCGGTGACGATCCTCGGACACTACTTTGTGCGTCGCCGTGCGTTCGCCAACGCGATGTCGTCCACGGGCACAGCGCTGGGACTGTGCTTTCTGCCTTTCCTGGGTGACTATCTCCACACAGAGCTGGGCTGGAGGGGAAGTTTCCTTGTTTTGGGGGCCGTCCTGTTGAACTGCTGCGTGTGCGGAGCAGTGATGAGGCCCCTGCAGCCCCCCAAGCATCGCGGCCAGCCGCTCATGAACCACGGACCCCCTCCGCCCGAAGAGGAAACTGTGCGGACGGAAAACGGGAGGATGAGAAGGATATGGAGCTCCTTGGGGGCTTCTCTGAGCAAACACATGGCCTTTGATCAGCTGTGCCACAACACACGTTACTGTGTGTACGCCATAGGCATCACCTGGATGATGCTTGGGTTCGTGGTGCCTTTAATTTACCTGGTTCCCTACGCCACAGCTAACGACATGGAGCAGAGCCGGGCCGCGCTGCTGCTCGGCATCCTGGGTATGGTTAACATCGTGGTGCGGCCGCCCTTCGGCATCCTCTTCAGCATGTCATGGTTCAAAGGGCGTCACATTTACGTATTTTCCGCTGCTTTGCTGGTCAACGGGCTCAGTAACAGCATCTGCTGCATCGGGCCCAGCTTCCCCGTGCTGCTGGCTTATGTGGCGGTCTACGGGCTGTCCATGAGCGTGGTGGGCTCCCTGATGTTCACTGTCCTCATGGAGATTGTGGAGATGAGCCGCTTCCCCTCAGCTCTAGGTCTGCTCGCCATCATGGAGAGCGTCACGCTGCTCATCGGGCCTCCGCTGGCAG gagTCCTGATCGACAGAACAGGCCAGTACTTCCACGTCTTCTTTGCCTGCAGTGCCGTCGTTGCCTCCTCCGCTGTGTTCCTCATGGTGTCATTTTGCTGGCTGGATAAAAGGGACAGCGAGTTATCCAAGCAGGGTCAGCCCCCCGCTCGACCTGAACCAGCTGTTGACTTGGCTCCTGGCTGTCAGTACATCAGCGTTCCCACAGAGGGAGACAAAGACAAGGCCTCGTCTAACGGGGCAGAGTACAGTGTATGA
- the LOC120551245 gene encoding LOW QUALITY PROTEIN: monocarboxylate transporter 6-like (The sequence of the model RefSeq protein was modified relative to this genomic sequence to represent the inferred CDS: deleted 1 base in 1 codon), whose translation MTQRNGIRGTSDRSLHSEASGDLEPAGAGMEKVHEANDGMEKVHEANDGMEKVQEANDGMEKVHEANDGESEEGAQGNECRDSAPVTGAVTAPDGGWGWVVLAATIIVLALTLAFPSCVGIFYTDLQNEFHASNSETSWVPSIMTSVLHAGGPFCSVLVEKLGCRATVMLGGVLSGLGMAASSFTQSITQLYITAGVITGLGFCFSFQPAVTILGHYFVRRRAFANAMSSTGTPLGLCFLPFLGDYLHTELGWRGSFLVLGAVLLNCCVCGAVMRPLQPPKHRGQPLMNHGPPPPEEETVRTENGRMRRIWSSLGASLSKHMAFDQLCHNTRYCVYAIGITWMMLGLGVPLVYLVPYTTANDMEQSRAALLLGILGMVNIVVRPPFGILFSMSWFKGRHIYVFSAALLVNGLSNSICCIGPSFPVLLAYVAVYGLSMSVVGSLMFTVLMEIVEMSRFPSALGLLAIMESVTLLIGPPLAGVLIDRTGQYFHVFFACSAVVASSAVFLMVSFCWLDKRDSELSKQGQPPRRPEPAVDLAPGCQYISVPTEGDKDKASSNGAEYSV comes from the exons ATGACTCAGAGAAATGGAATCAGAGGGACGAGTGATCGCAGCCTCCACTCCGAGGCCTCTGGGGACCTGGAGCCGGCAGGGGCCGGTATGGAGAAAGTCCACGAGGCCAACGACGGTATGGAGAAAGTCCACGAGGCCAACGACGGTATGGAGAAAGTTCAAGAGGCCAACGACGGTATGGAGAAAGTCCACGAGGCCAACGACGGTGAATCTGAGGAGGGGGCTCAGGGAAATGAATGCAGAGACTCCGCGCCTGTAACGGGAGCAGTCACAGCTCCAGATGGCGGTTGGGGCTGGGTGGTGCTGGCCGCCACCATCATAGTCCTGGCTTTGACCCTGGCGTTCCCCTCCTGTGTGGGAATCTTCTACACCGACCTGCAGAATGAGTTCCACGCCTCCAACAGCGAGACCTCCTGGGTGCCGTCCATCATGACGTCAGTGCTTCACGCAGGAG GTCCCTTTTGTAGCGTGCTGGTGGAGAAACTTGGTTGCCGAGCAACGGTCATGTTGGGCGGCGTCCTGAGTGGGCTGGGAATGGCTGCCAGTTCATTTACCCAGTCCATCACACAGCTCTACATCACGGCCGGGGTTATCACAG GACTTGGTTTCTGCTTCAGCTTCCAGCCAGCGGTGACGATCCTCGGACACTACTTTGTGCGTCGCCGTGCGTTCGCCAACGCGATGTCGTCCACAGGCACACCGCTGGGACTGTGCTTTCTGCCTTTCCTGGGTGACTATCTCCACACAGAGCTGGGCTGGAGGGGAAGTTTCCTTGTTTTGGGGGCCGTCCTGCTGAACTGCTGCGTGTGCGGAGCAGTGATGAGGCCCCTGCAGCCCCCCAAGCATCGCGGCCAGCCGCTCATGAACCACGGACCCCCTCCGCCCGAAGAGGAAACTGTGAGGACGGAAAACGGGAGGATGAGAAGGATATGGAGCTCCTTGGGGGCTTCTCTGAGCAAACACATGGCCTTTGATCAGCTGTGCCACAACACACGTTACTGTGTGTACGCCATAGGCATCACCTGGATGATGCTTGGGTTAGGGGTGCCTTTAGTTTACCTGGTTCCCTACACCACAGCTAACGACATGGAGCAGAGCCGGGCCGCGCTGCTGCTCGGCATCCTGGGTATGGTTAACATCGTGGTGCGGCCACCCTTTGGCATCCTCTTCAGCATGTCATGGTTCAAAGGGCGTCACATTTACGTATTTTCCGCTGCTTTGCTGGTCAACGGGCTCAGTAACAGCATCTGCTGCATCGGGCCCAGCTTCCCCGTGCTGCTGGCTTATGTGGCGGTCTACGGGCTGTCCATGAGCGTGGTGGGCTCCCTGATGTTCACTGTCCTCATGGAGATTGTGGAGATGAGCCGCTTCCCCTCAGCTCTAGGTCTGCTCGCCATCATGGAGAGCGTCACGCTGCTCATCGGGCCTCCGCTGGCAG gagTCCTGATCGACAGAACAGGCCAGTACTTCCACGTCTTCTTTGCCTGCAGTGCCGTCGTTGCCTCCTCCGCTGTGTTCCTCATGGTGTCATTTTGCTGGCTGGATAAAAGGGACAGCGAGTTATCCAAGCAGGGTCAGCCCCCCCGC CGACCTGAACCAGCTGTTGACTTGGCTCCTGGCTGTCAGTACATCAGCGTTCCCACAGAGGGAGACAAAGACAAGGCCTCGTCTAACGGGGCAGAGTACAGTGTATGA